TCCGAAGATCCCGATCCGCCGAACGCCGAGGCTCCTGATCCTCGTCCGGTGATCTGCCAGCGCACCGATGATGCCCTCAGCCGTCAGCATGCTATTACCTCTGGTACGCACTGATCAGGATAAGGGTTTCCTCCGGCGGCCAGGGAGAGGCGCTACCTTTTTCAATCATCGGTTCAAATAAGTTCCATGTGGAACAAAATGTATCCATTCAGATCATTGCTCTCCTGCTCAGGGGCGACTCGTACCCCCGCAAACTCGCAAAAGATCTGGGCATTTCGCACACCACCGTGTTGCGGAAACTCAAGGACCTCTTAGACGAAAATGTCGTCGACTTCAGGGTAGAGGGGAAAAATAGGGTTTATTTCCTGAAAAAAACCCTTGAATCACGAGTTTATGTATTCATGACGGAGTGGTACACCCTCAAAGCGTTGATCGAGCAGGCCCCCCACCTGAGGTCCGTCGTCAGGACGATTCAGGAGAGAGAGGATATCCCGCTTGCCGTGCTCTTCGGGAGTTATGCAAAGGGGACCGCGGACCAGAGGAGCGACATCGACGTCTATATCGAGACGGGCGAGAGAGAGGTGAAGCAGGAGCTGGAACGGTGCCACTCGCGGCTCAGCATAAAAATCGGAC
This is a stretch of genomic DNA from Methanofollis fontis. It encodes these proteins:
- a CDS encoding nucleotidyltransferase domain-containing protein, coding for MEQNVSIQIIALLLRGDSYPRKLAKDLGISHTTVLRKLKDLLDENVVDFRVEGKNRVYFLKKTLESRVYVFMTEWYTLKALIEQAPHLRSVVRTIQEREDIPLAVLFGSYAKGTADQRSDIDVYIETGEREVKQELERCHSRLSIKIGPWDQENLLIQEIAKNHVIIKGVERYYEKTKFFE